The proteins below come from a single Takifugu flavidus isolate HTHZ2018 chromosome 6, ASM371156v2, whole genome shotgun sequence genomic window:
- the ndufs5 gene encoding NADH dehydrogenase [ubiquinone] iron-sulfur protein 5 isoform X1 produces the protein MIPSHCERYVLLNTKWQCRTLVGFLFFFYDVVFCGGCRKAILGRRRKVKQNHTEPGKTCIIMPFVDLNKRFGFNLDHWILLQSGPQPHQRAARCHAFEKEWIECAHGIGQTRAKKECKLEFEDFYECMHRQKTLKRLRVIREQRDKLVKEGTYTAPPCHTGSGDQSP, from the exons ATGATCCCCAGTCACTGTGAACGTTATGTCCTCCTCAACACCAAGTGGCAATGTAGGACCCTcgtgggttttttgtttttcttttacgaCGTCGTATTTTGTGGTGGCTGCCGTAAAGCGATTCTCGGGCGACGGAGGAAGGTTAAACAGAATCACACAGAACCTGGTAAAACCTG catcatcatgccatttgtGGACCTGAACAAGCGGTTTGGCTTTAACTTGGACCACTGGATACTGCTGCAGAGTGGGCCGCAGCCCCACCAGAGGGCGGCACGCTGCCATGCTTTTGAGAAGGAGTGGATCGAATGTGCCCATGGTATTGGACAGACACGCGCTAAGAAGGAGTGCAAGCTCGAATTTGAGGACTTCTACGAGTGCATGCACAGGCAGAAGACG CTTAAGAGGCTGCGTGTCATCCGTGAGCAGCGAGACAAGCTGGTGAAGGAGGGCACCTACACCGCACCGCCCTGCCACACAGGCAGCGGTGACCAGTCACCATGA
- the ndufs5 gene encoding NADH dehydrogenase [ubiquinone] iron-sulfur protein 5 isoform X2, with product MPFVDLNKRFGFNLDHWILLQSGPQPHQRAARCHAFEKEWIECAHGIGQTRAKKECKLEFEDFYECMHRQKTLKRLRVIREQRDKLVKEGTYTAPPCHTGSGDQSP from the exons atgccatttgtGGACCTGAACAAGCGGTTTGGCTTTAACTTGGACCACTGGATACTGCTGCAGAGTGGGCCGCAGCCCCACCAGAGGGCGGCACGCTGCCATGCTTTTGAGAAGGAGTGGATCGAATGTGCCCATGGTATTGGACAGACACGCGCTAAGAAGGAGTGCAAGCTCGAATTTGAGGACTTCTACGAGTGCATGCACAGGCAGAAGACG CTTAAGAGGCTGCGTGTCATCCGTGAGCAGCGAGACAAGCTGGTGAAGGAGGGCACCTACACCGCACCGCCCTGCCACACAGGCAGCGGTGACCAGTCACCATGA